A genomic segment from Manduca sexta isolate Smith_Timp_Sample1 chromosome 13, JHU_Msex_v1.0, whole genome shotgun sequence encodes:
- the LOC115443407 gene encoding C-1-tetrahydrofolate synthase, cytoplasmic isoform X1: MVAEQISGTKVARSIENELRQEVSELRAKWAGFAPRLAIVQVGGREDSNVYIRMKLKAADNIGITAEHIRLPKDITEAELLARITYLNEAPSVHGIIVQMPLDSDFNIDSHRVTDAVSPDKDVDGLNTVNEGRVAVGDFSGFIPCTPAGCVELIKRAGVSIAGKNVVVLGRSRIVGTPVAELLKWEHATVTVCHSKTKNLSDITKTADILVVAIGRPEMVRGTWIKPGAVVIDCGINPIEDPSKKSGQRLVGDVAYEEAVQVAAAVTPVPGGVGPMTVAMLMRNTVLAARRQLDRLLMPNWPLKPLRIAPLTPVPSDIAIARSQKPKDISELATEIGLWPNEVSQYGRTKAKISLSVLDRLKNQRGGKYIVVAGMTPTPLGEGKSTTLIGLVQALTAHRQRNAFACMRQPSQGPTFGVKGGAAGGGYSQVIPMEEFNLHMTGDIHAVTAANNLLAAQMDARIFHELTQKDGPLYDRLVPKTKGIRKFSPIQLRRLQKLGINKTDPDSLTPEERTKFARLNIDTAKIMWNRVVDLNDRYLRKITIGQSPTEKGFTRETAFDISVASEIMAILALGNDVDDIKDRLANMVVALDKDGNSVTADDLGMTGALLVLLKDAFEPTLMQTLEGTPVLVHTGPFANIAHGCSSILADKIAMKLAGESGYVATEAGFGSDIGMEKFFDIKCRASGDRPHCAVIVATVRALKMHGGGPTVAPGLPLNDVYVQENLELLGKGLCNLGKHISNGNKFGVPVVVAINRHGNDTQAELNLVKEFAIQNGAFRAVLCDHWANGGLGALDLADAVIDACDTPSKFNYLYPLNLSIQDKIKKIATEMYGADEIEYTDEVLEKIKVFTGKGYDKLPICMAKTSNSLTGDPAIKGAPTGFTLKINGIFVSVGAGFVVPMVGEISKMPGLPTRPSIYDIDLNTKTGEIEGLF, from the exons ATGGTGGCAGAACAGATATCGGGGACGAAAGTTGCAAG ATCGATAGAGAATGAGTTGCGTCAAGAAGTGTCTGAGTTGCGTGCGAAATGGGCGGGCTTCGCGCCGCGGCTTGCCATCGTGCAGGTGGGCGGGCGCGAGGACTCCAACGTCTACATACGCATGAAACTCAAGGCAGCTGATAACATCGGCATCACTGCTGAACATATCCGTTTGCCAAAGGACATCACTGAGGCTGAg CTGTTGGCGAGAATCACATACTTGAACGAGGCGCCCTCAGTGCACGGCATCATCGTGCAGATGCCTCTGGACTCTGACTTCAACATCGACTCTCACCGTGTCACGGACGCTGTCTCTCCCGACAAGGATGTCGATGG tttaaacaCAGTGAACGAAGGTCGCGTGGCAGTGGGTGACTTCAGCGGTTTCATTCCGTGCACCCCCGCTGGCTGCGTGGAACTCATCAAACGCGCAGGAGTCAGCATCGCCGGTAAAAACGTGGTTGTTCTTGGCCGCAGTAGGATAGTGGGCACGCCTGTTGCGGAGTTACTGAAATGGGAACACGCTACTGTCACCGTCTGCCATTCCAAGACCAAGAATTTAAGTGATATT acaaaaaCAGCTGACATCTTGGTGGTGGCTATCGGTCGGCCGGAGATGGTCCGCGGTACTTGGATCAAGCCTGGCGCTGTTGTCATCGACTGCGGCATCAATCCCATTGaag atCCATCAAAGAAAAGCGGGCAACGATTGGTGGGTGACGTGGCGTACGAAGAGGCGGTGCAGGTGGCGGCGGCGGTGACGCCGGTGCCGGGCGGCGTGGGACCCATGACCGTGGCGATGCTCATGCGCAACACCGTACTGGCGGCGCGCCGGCAGCTCGACCGGCTGCTCATGCCCAACTGGCCGCTGAAGCCGCTAAGAATCGCTCCACTTACGCCGGTGCCCAG TGACATCGCGATAGCTCGCTCACAAAAACCCAAAGACATCAGCGAGCTGGCGACTGAGATAGGTCTGTGGCCTAATGAAGTGTCCCAGTACGGACGCACCAAGGCCAAGATATCACTCTCTGTACTAGACAGGCTAAAGAACCAGCGCGGTGGAAAGTACATAGTTGTCGCGGG TATGACGCCTACTCCCCTGGGTGAAGGCAAGAGTACTACGCTGATTGGGTTAGTGCAGGCGCTTACAGCGCACAGACAGCGCAACGCGTTCGCCTGCATGAGGCAGCCGAGCCAGGGTCCCACATTCGGAGTCAAGGGCGGTGCCGCTGGAGGCGGTTATTCACAA GTCATTCCTATGGAAGAGTTCAATCTCCACATGACAGGCGACATCCACGCAGTCACGGCTGCCAACAACCTCCTCGCCGCCCAAATGGACGCGCGCATATTCCACGAGCTCACTCAAAAGGACGGGCCTTTGTATGACCGCCTAGTGCCAAAGACCAAGGGAATAAGGAAGTTCTCGCCGATCCAGCTTAGAAGGCTACAGAAGCTGGGCATCAACAAGACTGACCCGGATTCACTTACGCCCGAAGAGAGAACCAAGTTCGCTAGACTTAATATTGACACTGCCAAGATTATGTGGAACAGAG TGGTGGACCTGAACGATAGATACCTGCGTAAGATTACGATTGGCCAGTCGCCTACTGAGAAAGGATTCACTCGTGAGACGGCGTTTGACATTTCCGTCGCTTCGGAAATCATGGCTATTCTGGCTCTTGGTAACGATGTGGACGACATCAAGGATCGCCTCGCTAACATGGTTGTCGCTCTTGATAAGGACGGCAACTCTGTTACCGCTGATGACCTG GGCATGACTGGCGCTCTGCTGGTGCTTTTGAAAGACGCGTTCGAGCCGACCCTGATGCAGACTCTGGAAGGTACCCCAGTGCTCGTCCACACCGGACCCTTCGCCAACATCGCTCACGGCTGCTCGTCAATCCTCGCCGACAAGATCGCCATGAAACTTGCCGGCGAAAGCGGATACGTCGCTACTGAGGCTGGTTTTGGTTCTGatatag GCATGGAGAAGTTCTTCGACATCAAGTGTCGTGCGAGCGGGGACCGGCCGCACTGCGCGGTCATTGTGGCCACGGTGCGGGCTCTGAAGATGCACGGCGGAGGACCCACTGTCGCTCCAGGTCTACCTCTCAACGATGTCTACGTACAG GAAAATTTAGAGCTGTTGGGCAAAGGTCTATGCAACTTGGGCAAACACATTAGCAATGGAAACAAATTCGGCGTTCCTGTGGTGGTCGCCATTAATAGACACGG AAACGACACACAAGCCGAGTTGAACTTAGTAAAGGAGTTCGCGATTCAAAATGGCGCGTTCAGAGCAGTATTGTGCGATCACTGGGCGAATGGAGGTCTTGGCGCTCTCGATCTAGCCGACGCGGTCATCGATGCTTGCGACACGCCATCCAAATTCAACTACTTGTACCCGCTAAACCTATCCATTCAGGACAAGATCAAGAAAATTGCTACGGAAATGTATGGAGCCGACGAAATTGAATATACAGATGAAGTATTGGAGAAGATAAAGGTCTTTACGGGAAAG GGATACGATAAGTTACCGATCTGCATGGCCAAGACGTCTAACTCGCTCACTGGCGATCCAGCCATCAAGGGCGCGCCAACCGGCTTCACGCTGAAGATTAATGGCATCTTCGTGTCCGTGGGCGCTGGCTTCGTGGTGCCCATGGTCGGAGAGATCTCCAAAATGCCCGGACTCCCCACCAGACCCAGCATATACGATATAGATCTGAACACCAAGACTGGCGAGATTGAAGGACTTTTTTAA
- the LOC115443407 gene encoding C-1-tetrahydrofolate synthase, cytoplasmic isoform X2, protein MWKQQEDFDLIISSIENELRQEVSELRAKWAGFAPRLAIVQVGGREDSNVYIRMKLKAADNIGITAEHIRLPKDITEAELLARITYLNEAPSVHGIIVQMPLDSDFNIDSHRVTDAVSPDKDVDGLNTVNEGRVAVGDFSGFIPCTPAGCVELIKRAGVSIAGKNVVVLGRSRIVGTPVAELLKWEHATVTVCHSKTKNLSDITKTADILVVAIGRPEMVRGTWIKPGAVVIDCGINPIEDPSKKSGQRLVGDVAYEEAVQVAAAVTPVPGGVGPMTVAMLMRNTVLAARRQLDRLLMPNWPLKPLRIAPLTPVPSDIAIARSQKPKDISELATEIGLWPNEVSQYGRTKAKISLSVLDRLKNQRGGKYIVVAGMTPTPLGEGKSTTLIGLVQALTAHRQRNAFACMRQPSQGPTFGVKGGAAGGGYSQVIPMEEFNLHMTGDIHAVTAANNLLAAQMDARIFHELTQKDGPLYDRLVPKTKGIRKFSPIQLRRLQKLGINKTDPDSLTPEERTKFARLNIDTAKIMWNRVVDLNDRYLRKITIGQSPTEKGFTRETAFDISVASEIMAILALGNDVDDIKDRLANMVVALDKDGNSVTADDLGMTGALLVLLKDAFEPTLMQTLEGTPVLVHTGPFANIAHGCSSILADKIAMKLAGESGYVATEAGFGSDIGMEKFFDIKCRASGDRPHCAVIVATVRALKMHGGGPTVAPGLPLNDVYVQENLELLGKGLCNLGKHISNGNKFGVPVVVAINRHGNDTQAELNLVKEFAIQNGAFRAVLCDHWANGGLGALDLADAVIDACDTPSKFNYLYPLNLSIQDKIKKIATEMYGADEIEYTDEVLEKIKVFTGKGYDKLPICMAKTSNSLTGDPAIKGAPTGFTLKINGIFVSVGAGFVVPMVGEISKMPGLPTRPSIYDIDLNTKTGEIEGLF, encoded by the exons ATGTGGAAGCAACAAGAAGACTTCGACTTAATTATATC ATCGATAGAGAATGAGTTGCGTCAAGAAGTGTCTGAGTTGCGTGCGAAATGGGCGGGCTTCGCGCCGCGGCTTGCCATCGTGCAGGTGGGCGGGCGCGAGGACTCCAACGTCTACATACGCATGAAACTCAAGGCAGCTGATAACATCGGCATCACTGCTGAACATATCCGTTTGCCAAAGGACATCACTGAGGCTGAg CTGTTGGCGAGAATCACATACTTGAACGAGGCGCCCTCAGTGCACGGCATCATCGTGCAGATGCCTCTGGACTCTGACTTCAACATCGACTCTCACCGTGTCACGGACGCTGTCTCTCCCGACAAGGATGTCGATGG tttaaacaCAGTGAACGAAGGTCGCGTGGCAGTGGGTGACTTCAGCGGTTTCATTCCGTGCACCCCCGCTGGCTGCGTGGAACTCATCAAACGCGCAGGAGTCAGCATCGCCGGTAAAAACGTGGTTGTTCTTGGCCGCAGTAGGATAGTGGGCACGCCTGTTGCGGAGTTACTGAAATGGGAACACGCTACTGTCACCGTCTGCCATTCCAAGACCAAGAATTTAAGTGATATT acaaaaaCAGCTGACATCTTGGTGGTGGCTATCGGTCGGCCGGAGATGGTCCGCGGTACTTGGATCAAGCCTGGCGCTGTTGTCATCGACTGCGGCATCAATCCCATTGaag atCCATCAAAGAAAAGCGGGCAACGATTGGTGGGTGACGTGGCGTACGAAGAGGCGGTGCAGGTGGCGGCGGCGGTGACGCCGGTGCCGGGCGGCGTGGGACCCATGACCGTGGCGATGCTCATGCGCAACACCGTACTGGCGGCGCGCCGGCAGCTCGACCGGCTGCTCATGCCCAACTGGCCGCTGAAGCCGCTAAGAATCGCTCCACTTACGCCGGTGCCCAG TGACATCGCGATAGCTCGCTCACAAAAACCCAAAGACATCAGCGAGCTGGCGACTGAGATAGGTCTGTGGCCTAATGAAGTGTCCCAGTACGGACGCACCAAGGCCAAGATATCACTCTCTGTACTAGACAGGCTAAAGAACCAGCGCGGTGGAAAGTACATAGTTGTCGCGGG TATGACGCCTACTCCCCTGGGTGAAGGCAAGAGTACTACGCTGATTGGGTTAGTGCAGGCGCTTACAGCGCACAGACAGCGCAACGCGTTCGCCTGCATGAGGCAGCCGAGCCAGGGTCCCACATTCGGAGTCAAGGGCGGTGCCGCTGGAGGCGGTTATTCACAA GTCATTCCTATGGAAGAGTTCAATCTCCACATGACAGGCGACATCCACGCAGTCACGGCTGCCAACAACCTCCTCGCCGCCCAAATGGACGCGCGCATATTCCACGAGCTCACTCAAAAGGACGGGCCTTTGTATGACCGCCTAGTGCCAAAGACCAAGGGAATAAGGAAGTTCTCGCCGATCCAGCTTAGAAGGCTACAGAAGCTGGGCATCAACAAGACTGACCCGGATTCACTTACGCCCGAAGAGAGAACCAAGTTCGCTAGACTTAATATTGACACTGCCAAGATTATGTGGAACAGAG TGGTGGACCTGAACGATAGATACCTGCGTAAGATTACGATTGGCCAGTCGCCTACTGAGAAAGGATTCACTCGTGAGACGGCGTTTGACATTTCCGTCGCTTCGGAAATCATGGCTATTCTGGCTCTTGGTAACGATGTGGACGACATCAAGGATCGCCTCGCTAACATGGTTGTCGCTCTTGATAAGGACGGCAACTCTGTTACCGCTGATGACCTG GGCATGACTGGCGCTCTGCTGGTGCTTTTGAAAGACGCGTTCGAGCCGACCCTGATGCAGACTCTGGAAGGTACCCCAGTGCTCGTCCACACCGGACCCTTCGCCAACATCGCTCACGGCTGCTCGTCAATCCTCGCCGACAAGATCGCCATGAAACTTGCCGGCGAAAGCGGATACGTCGCTACTGAGGCTGGTTTTGGTTCTGatatag GCATGGAGAAGTTCTTCGACATCAAGTGTCGTGCGAGCGGGGACCGGCCGCACTGCGCGGTCATTGTGGCCACGGTGCGGGCTCTGAAGATGCACGGCGGAGGACCCACTGTCGCTCCAGGTCTACCTCTCAACGATGTCTACGTACAG GAAAATTTAGAGCTGTTGGGCAAAGGTCTATGCAACTTGGGCAAACACATTAGCAATGGAAACAAATTCGGCGTTCCTGTGGTGGTCGCCATTAATAGACACGG AAACGACACACAAGCCGAGTTGAACTTAGTAAAGGAGTTCGCGATTCAAAATGGCGCGTTCAGAGCAGTATTGTGCGATCACTGGGCGAATGGAGGTCTTGGCGCTCTCGATCTAGCCGACGCGGTCATCGATGCTTGCGACACGCCATCCAAATTCAACTACTTGTACCCGCTAAACCTATCCATTCAGGACAAGATCAAGAAAATTGCTACGGAAATGTATGGAGCCGACGAAATTGAATATACAGATGAAGTATTGGAGAAGATAAAGGTCTTTACGGGAAAG GGATACGATAAGTTACCGATCTGCATGGCCAAGACGTCTAACTCGCTCACTGGCGATCCAGCCATCAAGGGCGCGCCAACCGGCTTCACGCTGAAGATTAATGGCATCTTCGTGTCCGTGGGCGCTGGCTTCGTGGTGCCCATGGTCGGAGAGATCTCCAAAATGCCCGGACTCCCCACCAGACCCAGCATATACGATATAGATCTGAACACCAAGACTGGCGAGATTGAAGGACTTTTTTAA